The Dethiosulfovibrio salsuginis genome has a window encoding:
- a CDS encoding transposase has translation MSRKAKGSCNRQKARLKVTKLHGKVADQRRDFLHKVSTEIIRENQAIVIEDLRVKNMLKNHCLAKAISEVSW, from the coding sequence CTGTCTCGTAAGGCTAAAGGCAGCTGCAACAGACAGAAGGCAAGGCTAAAGGTCACCAAACTGCACGGTAAGGTAGCGGACCAAAGACGTGACTTCTTACACAAGGTCAGCACCGAGATCATTCGCGAAAACCAAGCCATAGTGATCGAGGACCTTAGGGTCAAAAACATGTTGAAAAACCATTGTCTCGCTAAAGCCATATCGGAGGTTTCATGGAG